A region of Oceanicoccus sp. KOV_DT_Chl DNA encodes the following proteins:
- a CDS encoding heme-binding beta-barrel domain-containing protein, producing MSSTIINSVDFGPLAGLVGLWKGDKGMDIAPESDGSKEANPYYEELLIEVAGGATNAEKQRLAVLRYHQKVFRVSDGQQFHDQIGYWIWDADDQRVMFTLSIPRGVSLVAGGIADVDGETATLTVESAEGSDWGVAQSPFMRDNAKTKGFKMQLSVNGDAMEYSQTTFLDIYGREFDHTDNSTLRRV from the coding sequence GTGTCGAGTACGATAATCAATAGTGTGGATTTTGGTCCCTTGGCTGGATTGGTAGGATTGTGGAAAGGGGATAAAGGTATGGATATCGCCCCTGAGTCAGATGGTTCGAAGGAAGCCAACCCCTATTATGAGGAGTTATTGATTGAAGTGGCAGGCGGTGCCACTAATGCTGAAAAACAGAGGTTGGCGGTATTGCGCTATCACCAAAAAGTTTTTCGTGTGAGTGATGGTCAGCAATTTCACGATCAAATCGGCTATTGGATCTGGGATGCGGACGATCAGCGCGTCATGTTTACCTTATCAATACCGCGCGGGGTAAGTTTAGTTGCGGGTGGTATTGCCGATGTTGATGGGGAGACCGCTACCTTGACGGTGGAATCCGCAGAGGGCAGTGATTGGGGCGTGGCACAGTCGCCTTTCATGCGCGATAACGCAAAAACCAAGGGGTTTAAAATGCAGTTATCGGTGAACGGTGATGCTATGGAATACTCGCAAACCACGTTTTTAGATATTTATGGTCGGGAATTTGATCACACCGATAACAGCACTCTGCGCAGGGTTTGA